A stretch of DNA from Rhizoctonia solani chromosome 9, complete sequence:
TGACTTATTTTTACATAGGCTTTTGCACAAGAGAACTGGGATAAAACCACAGAATGGAAAGCTAACGGTCGACCCGACGGTGGTCTTGGGCTAGTTTTTGACTTTGATTATGGCGCCGACCCATCTGAATCTGACTGGGAGAGTGTAGAACCCAGGCAATACAGGGACTTGTCGATCACTCAGGTATTTTACCTGGCTAACATGTACCACGACTGTTGTACCTTTATGGATTCGACGAAGTAAGCGGGAACTTCCAGCAATATAACTTTGACAAAGGCGGCGCCGAGGGCGATGCCGTGATTGTGGACGCTCAAGATAGCGGTGGCTTCAATAACGCATTTTTCTCGACCGTGAGTGAAGGTCAAATTTATAGATACTCTGGTATTAATCGGGTTCATTTCAGCCACCTGATGGACGAAGCGGTCGGTGCCGCATGTTCCTCTGGAATACTGCGAAGCCATTCCGAGATGGTGGACTAGATGCAGGAATCCTTATTCACGAGCTTTCTCACGGACTGTCAACCCGGCTGACAGGAGGTCCCCGTAATTCGGCTTGCCTAGACGAACGCGAAGCAGGAGGAATGGGCGAGGGGTGGGGCGATTTTATTGCGACTACTGTGCGATCAACCAGCACCTATAAAGACTATCCGATAGGCGCATGGGCTGCCAATACGAGGCCAGGTATAAGGCACTTCCCATATTCGGTAGTATGTCGTTCACAAAGCTAGTGGAGACCCCTCTAACTCGTCCTACAGAACTCAACCGGAATCCATCGCTATATGATTTCCTGCAACGTATTGACTACCGGCGAGAAGTCGTAAGTTTGTGGAGCTTTTTATTTGTCGTTTTATGCTCAAATCTGTCCTTAGCACGCCATTGGAGAAGTCTGGGCAGAAATCCTTTGGGTCGTATCTAATAAGCTAATCGAAAAGCATGGGTTTTCCGACTCTCTCTTCCCATCCTCCGATCCCAATTTTTATCGGTTTGTCACTCTTAAAGATGGTATGATTTCCAGGGTACCTAAACATGGGAACTCGCTCATGCTGCAGTAAGTCAATCAATCTCATGATAgtgacgcatatattcagaGTCTCTAGGTTGATTGTCAATGGCATGAAGACGCAGCCTTGCAATCCCACATTCCTCCAGGCTCGCGATGCCATCATCGCAGCTGATGATGCTCTTACCGCAGGCGAAAATAAGTGCACACTCTGGAAAGCATTTGCCTCCCGTGGTTTGGTGAGTTTCCTTCTGGGATCTCCGCAAAGCATGTACTTATTCTTATTTAGGGCAAGGATGCGAAAAGGCTTGTGGATAGTCCTCGACCAAGTATTAATGGGTTCAAAGTGCCCCCAGAGTGCAACTGAAAATAACTTGCCAGAACAATTCTCGTTTTGGTGTGAATATCTTTCACATTTGTCAATATTTTTTCTTCTCTCTGTTAAGTACTACTGCCAAACCATATTCACTGTTCTCGAACTGGTACCCAAAGGGGGCCATCTCGTCTGTACTGAATGTTCTTTCTTATATGAATCGAGTCATGTTCGTCTTGATATACCTTTTCCAACAGCTAAGAGTGTCTTTTTACCGCATCAGTCACCTGTCGAGTCACGGGATCCAGTGAACTTCGATCGAATGAACTCAGGAATGATCCAAATTAATTATTCTCAACGTATCGCTGATACCAATTATCAGGTTTTAGAACTTAAATTTTTCATTCTCATCTTTCAAATTTAATTAAACAATCACAGCTGTGCATGGTGTGTTGCGCCAGCAGGATTCTTCTCTTGAGCCCTGGCGGGCTCTGGGACCGCAATCGCGAATGCATGGCTAAAGTCAGCGATGATATCCGAGATATCCTCGGTTCCGACAGACACCTGGATGGCGTGATATATATCATCAATGAGGAGGAAAGATAAGACCGACTTACCCGGATGAGGTCGGGAGTTACACCCGATGCGAACTGCTCCTCGGCCGTGAGTTGCTAGCGAATGGTCAGTATGGGACCAGTAGCTGTTTAATCTTGGCTTACTTGGTGAGTGTTGTTGCCGGATGAATAACCAACGTCTTTGCATCGCCCACATTGGCAAGATTGCTGGcgagcttgagcttgtcgACAACAGCGCTTCCGATGTTTGCATCACCCTTGACGCCAAAGCTTAGCACACCTCCGTAGGTGTTCGGGCGAAGTAACCTCTTGGCATTTGCATGACTAGGATGACTGGGGAGGCCGGGATAAGAAACCCATGATACGGCCGGGTGTTGCTCGAGCCATCTGTAATAGGAAATCAACCCCCATAACAGCATCAAACGGGAAATTCATGGACACACTGTGCAAGGGCGAGAGCGTTATCGGCATGCCTCTGAGCTCGCAAACTCAGAGTCTCGAGACCTTGGAGCAGCAAGAACGCCCCGAAAGGATTGAGAGacgcgccgaggtcacgaaGGATTTCCACGCGTAACTTGACGGCAAACGCGAGGGGACCGAATGTTTCACTAAACTAAATAGGTCTTGATCAGTATTTGCACAAATGCCTGCAATATAACACTCACCTTGAGACCATGGTACCCCTCACTTGGCTCGGTAAAGCTTGGGAAACGACCAGATGCGGCCCAATCGAATTTACCTGCATCAACGATGACGCCGGCAATTGTAGTACCATGGCCTCCAATCCATTTTGTTGCACTATGCACTGTGGAAAGTAACCGTTATTGGGTGCCCATTAATATGTGAAAATAAGAGTTACGTACCTACAATATCCGCGCCATGCTCGATTGGCTTGACATAGTATCCTCCGGCGCCAAAAGTGTTGTCGACAATGAGCGGCAGTTGTGATCGTGGGCAACCTTGGCGAAGACCATAAGCGTTGATTGGAGTTAAGATGTTAAAAATTGCCTTACCTTTGCGAGCTCCGGGAGGGGGGCGATATTATACTTGGGGTTTCCGATACTCTCGACATAGATCGCCTTGGTGTTCTCGTCGATGGCTGCAGCAAATGCCTCTGGAGAGTCATCCTTGACAAACTTGACCGTAATTCCATACTTCTTCAGAAGGACTGCACAACATTTAGACTTTGGCCAAGATAGTACAATTCATTTATGCTCGCACCCTTAAATTGATTGTATGTCTATATACGATTCTAATTAGCACGCAATATGTTAGATAAGATCACGCAAGACGCACTCCACCATATAGATATGAGCTATCGAAGTAGGATAAGAATAGTGCTGGGGGCCAGATGGAGGTACTTACGTGCTAACAATGTTATCTCCAGCATTCGCGATGGTAGAAATGGCCATGAACTGGGCAGCCTGGCCACTGGCGGCGGCGACAGCGGCAGCTCCACCTTCCAGTGCTGCGATCCGCTTCTCGAAGACATCTTGGGTAGGGTTGCCAATACGGCTATAGATGTTGCCGAGAGCCCTCAAGCCAAAGAGATCAGCGCCATGCTATACCTCACAGCATTAGTAGTTGCTATTGCGAGACATCGACAAAAAAAATTGTACCTGCGAGTCATTGAACACGAAACTCGTCGACGCGTAAATGGGAACCGCGCGAGCATTTGTTGCAGGGTCCGGGGTCTGACCCGCATGCAATTGGAGAGTGTCGAACTCGGGTTCCCTTTAACATTAGGTCAATTAGAATTGCAAAGCGGGGACTGATTGGAATATCTCACTTGTAAAAATCGTAGTTGGACATGAATGAAAATCAAAGACAATACTGAGAGAAGCTAAGACCTCAGTTCGGAGCCTCATCGTTTATATACGATTTTGGATGGAGTGCGATGGCGCAATCGTTTCGCGTGCATATGCATGTGGTAGCAGTGGCTTGTTTAGCTCCTTCCAAATTACGACACCCGGAGCAGTGGTCATAGATATGACTAAGCATCCTCTCGATCAAAATCTCCATCTGTCTGGTAAATCGTATCGACTCAGCTTCTCGTAAACGTTACTGATCTACATGCAAATACAGAGACCGAAGAGCAGGATAGTTTGTTACGTCGGAAGATGAAGATAGAAGCTATTGGAAATCGCTTGACTTATACATGCATCTACGATTGTCCGGTCTATGATGCTGGCATGTACGAGGGGGAAGGAGGTGGCTCTTTTGTCTTTaaagaggaaaaggaaacCACCAAGAAAGCCAAGGGCCTTTCATGAAATTCACTGATGTCTCTTTCGCTTTTTAAATAACCAAAGAGCAAAATAGAAGCACAAAGTTTATCGTAGACGCCCAAAAATGAATAGAAATAAAAGAGACAAAGAGAAACTAGAGCCTCTGTCTGAAAATTGAGACGTCTATTCTATACTCATATGCGAACCCAGTAGTATGATTCTGCGAATTCCCTCGACAACATAAAAGGTGCGCCATCTGATTGACCTTCCAACCATGGTGTATCAACTCGGGCTCATCCATTGCTCTCACAATGTATAGATATCAGATATGAATAAAATGCGCGACTGATGGTACGTGCGTTTACATTCTACCGTATATACCACCCCCAAGTAATGGAATTTTACTAGAGAAATTGTGAATGCTCCAAAATTTACAACGGGAGAATCTAACCATAGCTACAACATGTTCACTATGTATTGCAGTCAATGAAAATATGTGCCTACAGCTCTCCTTACGTGTGTATATCTATGGTCTGTATATGCGCAAGTTCAGATATTGCTTGCGATGCCAAAGCGAGAACATTCATATTATTGCTCAAATCTATTTTGTTAGTAGGTCAGCAACATTTTGAATGGTCTTATTTTCTAACATTATATTTTGATTCATTCATTCAATTACAATTTCACGTGATGTGTAGCACCAGCAAGGTTCTTCTCTTGTGCCTTGGCCGGCCCCGAAATTACAAGCGCCAACGCATGACTGAAGTCGGCGATGATGTCCAAGATATCCTCGATTCCAACGGACACCTGGATGGCGTGATATAGAGCGGGACTAAAAAACGGTGATACGGCCGGCTCACCCGAATCAGATCAGGAGTCACGCCCGATGCAAACTGTTCCTCCGTCGTAAGTTGCTAGCAAAAGAGGTCAGAACACTGTTCAGCAACTACTTGACTTACGCCCACCTGGTGAGTGGTCGTTGCCGGGTGGATGACTAATGTTTTGGCATCGCCCACGTTTGCAAGATTGCTCGCAAGCTTGAGCTTGTCGACAACAGCACTTCCAATTTTTGCATCACCTTTGACACCGAAGCTTAATACCCCACCGTATGTGTTCGGGCGGAGTAGTCTCTTGGCGTTTGCGTGGCTCGGGTGGCTAGGCAGGCCAGGATAAGCTACCCAAGATACAGCCGGGTGCTGATCAAGCCATCTATGGTTCATGCTCAATTATTGCTCGGATATCAGTTTCAATCACACAAACGTACTCTGCAAGAGCTATTGCGTTATCCGCATGTCTCTGAGCTCGTAAGCTCAGGGTCTCAATGCCTTGTAGAAGCAAGAATGCGCCAAAAGGATTTAGGGCTGCTCCAACATCACGGAGAATTTCGACACGTAGCTTTACTGCAAAAGCAACCGATCCAAATGTTTCGCTGAACTAAATAGGGACCAATTAGTACTTGCATGAAAACTCTCACACAACCCTCACCTTCATACCGTGATACCCTTCACTTGGCTCAGTGAAGCCAGGAAACCGGCCAGACGCCACCCAATCAAACTTTCCCGAATCAACGACGACACCGGCAATAGTAGTACCATGACCTCCAATCCACTTGGTTGCGCTGTGTACTAAGGTATGAAGGAACTATTCGA
This window harbors:
- a CDS encoding Cys/Met metabolism PLP-dependent enzyme, encoding MSKHNFYKEPEFDTLQLHAGQTPDPATNARAPPIYASTSFVFNDSQARHGADLFSFKAVGNIYSRVGNPTVEVFEQRIAALEGGAAAVAAASGQAAQFMAISAIANAGDNIVSTSYLYGGTYNQFKVLLKKYGITVKFVKDDSPEAFAAAIDENTKAIYVESIGNPKYNIAPLPELAKVAHDHKIPLIVDNTFGAGGYYVRPIEHGADIVVHSATKWIGGHGTTIAGVVVDSGKFDWVASGRFPGFTEPSEGYHGMKFSETFGSVAFAVKLRVEILRDVGAALNPFGAFLLLQGIETLSLRAQRHADNAIALAEWLDQHPAVSWVAYPGLPSHPSHANAKRLLRPNTYGGVLSFGVKGDAKIGSAVVDKLKLASNLANVGDAKTLVIHPATTTHQQLTTEEQFASGVTPDLIRVSVGIEDILDIIADFSHALALVISGPAKAQEKNLAGATHHVKL
- a CDS encoding Cys/Met metabolism PLP-dependent enzyme: MSNYDFYKEPEFDTLQLHAGQTPDPATNARAVPIYASTSFVFNDSQHGADLFGLRALGNIYSRIGNPTQDVFEKRIAALEGGAAAVAAASGQAAQFMAISTIANAGDNIVSTSYLYGGTYNQFKVLLKKYGITVKFVKDDSPEAFAAAIDENTKAIYVESIGNPKYNIAPLPELAKVAHDHNCRSLSTTLLAPEDTMSSQSSMARIFATKWIGGHGTTIAGVIVDAGKFDWAASGRFPSFTEPSEGYHGLKFSETFGPLAFAVKLRVEILRDLGASLNPFGAFLLLQGLETLSLRAQRHADNALALAQWLEQHPAVSWVSYPGLPSHPSHANAKRLLRPNTYGGVLSFGVKGDANIGSAVVDKLKLASNLANVGDAKTLQLTAEEQFASGVTPDLIRVSVGTEDISDIIADFSHAFAIAVPEPARAQEKNPAGATHHAQL